The Chthoniobacterales bacterium nucleotide sequence CATCGACCGAGTAGCGGTGGAAACCGCCCCCCAGGAGATCGTGCATCCCGCCCGCCGCCATTTTCCGAAGCGTGAAGAGAGCCATCTCCAGCGCGTGCTTGCCGCTATCCGTTCCTGGGTTTCGCGCATGGATGCGGGTGAGAAAATTCAGCGTCACCGGGCGCGGGAATTTGGGCGCGACGCTAAATCCGCCTTCGTGCGCGTCGTAACTGCGGGCAATTTGCTGGTAGGCGGCGTCGAGCGCCTTTCCGCCGAGCGGCGGGCCGGGATCTCCGGTGCCGGTCACCGATTGTTCCAGGGCCGCGACGATCTTCGTCCCCTGCTCCGCAATCTTTTCGTGGTCCTGTTTCCACGCTCCGGCAATGCGCTCCAGCACCTTGGCAAAACCCGGCTGCCCCCAGCGATCTTCCGGCGGAAAATAGGTGCCGCCCACGAAGGGCTTCAGCTCCGGGGTGAGCCAGACGCTCATCGGCCAGCCGCCTCCGCCGGTCGTAGCCTGGACGAAAGTCATGTAAACCCGATCGACGTCGGGCCGCTCTTCCCGGTCGACTTTGATGTTCACGAACTCGCGGTTCATGACTTCGGCGACCTCCGCGCTCTCGAACGATTCGTGCGCCATGACATGGCACCAGTGGCAGGTCGAATAACCTATCGAGAGAAAGATCGGCTTATTTTCGCGGCGGGCCTTGGCGAACGCTTCTTCGCCCCACGGCAACCAATCGACAGGATTCTCCGCATGCTGGAGCAGGTAGGGCGATTTCTCGTGAGCGAGCCGATTGGGCATTTTTCACGTTATCGTGTTGCGGGCCGCAAAGCCAACTGTAGCCGTCGCCCTGTGGGCGACGTTGTAGTGTGCGCTGTCATCAGCGCATGCCTATCCGCTGGCGACAGCGGACGCTACAGCGCTTCGCACAGCGAAGCGGCTACAGAAGAGCAACCTTCGGGGCGCTCTCCGGCGTCCAGGGATTTTTTCCCTCCGCCTCCACGCGATCGCGGTATGTCGAAAGAATTTCCCGAAACTGGGCGAGATCCAAGGCATGTCGCTCATCTCCAAATGGCGCCAGGTTCTTTTCCGCCAACCGGAACAGGCGGACCGCCGGGCCGAGCCGTTTCCCGTGTTTCGGATGGGTCGGATGTTCGAATTGCTTCTGCAGATGGACGAACGCCCCGGCCGCCTGGATCAGCCCCTTGAAATATTGCGCATCCTCCGGGCTGATCGGGTCCTTCAGCCAGACCTGCTCGAGCACATCGTGGGCTTCGTAGTAACGCCGCTCGTTCCAGCACTGGAAGAACGCTCGATAGTAGGGATGGTCCGCCATCCGGCCGCTGCCAGCGCGGGTGTTGACCCCCTCCAGCGATTGCACGAAATGCGAAATCCTCTCGCCTTTGCTCATGAAGGCCTTAATTTGGCGGTGCCTGTGATGATGGGCAAACGACGACACTGGAGCCGGCGCGCCTCCGCGCCGGAAGAGCACTCGAGTGTCGTCCACCAAACGGCCCGGGGGCGGGCCGTCTCCAGAAAATGACGCTGACAGCCCTGATCCTTCTCCTCTTTTTCATTGCGGCCCTGATCTTTTGGTCGGCTCTCTTTTCCGGCCTCGAAACCGCCCTGTTCTCTCTCAAATCCCACCAGCTCCGCCGGCTGGAGGAAACGCATCCCTCTCTCAAGGAATTCATCAACGTGTTCCGCCAGAATCCGCGGCGCGTCCTGAACGTCCTGCTCCTGGGCGATGTTTTCGCCAATGTCCCGCTGATTGTCCTTTGCTGCCTCCTCATTTGGAGAGGGCCCCTGGCCGGACAGTTCTCGGCCTGGCTCGGCGCCACCGTCATTTTCGCCATCGTCGTTTTGCTCTGTGACCTGATTCCGAAACTGCTCGCCCTCTCCGCGCCTTACCGATTATCGGCGCTCGGCGTTTTTACTCTGAGAGCCACCATGCCCCTCCTCGACCGGGTCGGCCGCATCCTGGAGCGGGCCAGCACTGCAATCGTGGACCGGATGACGCCGGTTCACTTGCGGAACCGAAAGAAATTAAGCGACGAGGAACTCGAAACCCTTGTCGAGATGGGTGAGGAACAGGGCACCCTGCAGGAGGCCGAAGGGGAGATGATTCAGGAAATCATCAAGCTCGGCGACAAGACCGCGAAGGATTGCATGACGCCGCGGGTCGACATGTTCGCACTCCCGGACGACCTGACGAACGACGAGGCCATGGGGCAGTTGCGCGAGCGCCGCCACCATCGCGTCCCGGTATATGCGGACACACCCGACCAGATCGTGGGCGTGCTGGACGTGAAGCTTTTTCTCCTCAACTCCGCCGACCACTACACCGAGCTGATGGGCGCGCCCTCCTACGTCGCCGAGACGATGAAAGCGCTCGATTTGCTCCGGAGTTTTCTCAACCATCCCCAGGGTCTCGCCATCGTGGTCGACGAATTTGGCGGCACGGAGGGGATCATCACCCTCTCCGACATCACGGAAGAAATCATTAGCGACGCCGCGCCGCTCGGCGACGCCGATCTCTACATCGAGCCGCTGGAAGATGGACGTTTTCTCGTGAGCGGGAACGCGCGCCTCGACGACTTGAGCGAGCACCTCGGGTTCGAGCTGGAAGCGGAGGGGCTGGATACGATTGGCGGCCTCGTCTTCAACCGGCTCGGTTATCTGCCGCCTTCAGGAACGCGTTTCGAAATGCCGCGACTCGCGATTACGGTCCGGCGAGCCGGGCGAAAACGGATTGAAGAAATCCTTCTCGAAAAGACTGCCTGTCTCGATCCGGAGCAGGAAGGTAACGGAGCCACCGAGCCATGATCTACGGCGTTGCCATTTTCCTTCTCTGGACGGTCTCGTTTTTCTTCGCCGGCATCGAAGCCGGATTGCTCTCGGTCGACCCCGTTCGGTTGCGCCATCACGTGAAGCAGCGGAGCCGGGCCGCCCTGCGGCTGGATCGGCTCATCAAACGGCCGGAGCGCCTGCTCGTCACCGTTTTGCTCGTGACGAACCTCGCCAATATTCTCAGCCTGCTCCTCCTGACGAAAGTGATCGTCAACTCGTTCGGACCGGCAGGTTTTCTCTGGTCGATTTTGATCGCCCTGCCGATCTATCTTTTCGTTCTCGGCGTTCTGCCGAAATCGCTCTTCCGGCGTTTTCCGTTTCGCGCCCTGGCTGCCCTGGGCGGTGTGCTGGAATGGGTTTCTATTTTGCTCTGGCCCGTTTTGGAGATCGGCGAACGCGCCGGCCATTTACTCCTCCCCAAGCGCGCCAGCGAATCGGGGCGCCTTTTCATCGCGCGAGAAGAGTTGAAACAGATCGCCGTGCAGGGCGAGCGGGAAGGCGCTCTCACTTCGACCGAGCGCGCCATGATTCACAACGTGGTCGACTTCCGGAACGTCAAAGTCTCCGACGTGATGGTGCCCTTGGAGAAAGCGGTCACGGTCACTCCAGACACGACCATCGATGAAGCATTACGGCTCAGCGCCGCCCACAGCGTCGACCGCCTGCCAGTTATCTCGCCGGAAGGCGAGGCGATCGGGCTATTCAACGCCCTCGACATTCTTTTCGATCAAACGCGTCCCGAATCCCTCAGCCGTTACATGCGCCGCATCGTCACCGCACGCGATGCCGAGCCGGCCTACCGAATCATTCAGCGCCTGCGCGCCGCCCGCCTCGGCCTCGCCGCCGTCATCGATCCCCAACGCAAACTCATCGGCATCGTCACCGTCGAAGACATGATTAACCGGCTGCTCCAGATCGGCGCGTTCTAAAGATTCCTGCTGGCGACCGGGGAAACCAGCCTCGCAGGATCGCTTTCTCTCATGGATCCAGGTCGTAAACCTCCACCAGGCCGACGCCCGCGGCGCCGTTCGCGTCTCTAATAATTGCGGTGTAGGCGCCGGCTGGAAGGTTTGTCACAATCGCCGCTTCGAGATTCTGCGAAGGAGAAAGCCCGGTCTGGATAATTTCCTCCTCCTGTTCGGAGCGCCAACTGTCATTCGACGCGAGCACCGCACCGTTACTGTCGTGCAGCTCGAGAAAAGGATCCGGTAACGCATTGTTGATTCCGAAGGCCTGCAGGGAGGGCCCAAGGGCACGGACGATCACTCGTCCGGAAGGTTGGCGGATAATGAAGCCGCCTATCATCACCTGCTCGCCGGTCTGAACCAGGCCGCGCGTGCTGATGTTCGCGAGCCGGGCGACCGAGCCATAATTCAAATCGTAAACTTCTGCGACAGCGATGCCGGAGCTGGAGGCAAGACCGCGGATCAGGGCGGTATAGCTGCGATTGGGTTGAAGGGTGACGATCATGGCCGACTCGCGATCGTCAGTGGGAGCGACGCCAAGCGCCTGAAGCTCAGCAGTCTGGTTTGCCGGAATAAGGTCTCCGAGCTGGGTGATTCTCCAATCATTGTTGGCCGCGAGCAGTGCGCCGCTGCTGTCATACAAGCCGAGCGTGGGGTCGTTCAGACTCGTGGTGATGCCGGACGCGCTCAACGATGGGCCAATGGCACGAAGCAAAACCCGGGTCGGCCCGTTACCGGTAATGATGAATCCGACAATTACAGCATTGTCGCCGGTTCCAACCCACGCCCTCGTCGAGATGTTGGCCAGACCGCCGGCAACCGATTCGAGTTGGAAGGCAAAATCGAGGTCGTACGGTTCCCAGGGGCCGTTGACGGGATCGCTAATGCTGCGCGCAGCGCCAACCAGACCATGATCGTGAGATGGCTCCCAGGCCCAAACCGGCACGGGATTGGTGATCGAAAGCCAGTATCGAACGCCCGCCTTGGCCAGGAACGGGGTCCGCAGGTC carries:
- a CDS encoding DUF309 domain-containing protein, with the translated sequence MSKGERISHFVQSLEGVNTRAGSGRMADHPYYRAFFQCWNERRYYEAHDVLEQVWLKDPISPEDAQYFKGLIQAAGAFVHLQKQFEHPTHPKHGKRLGPAVRLFRLAEKNLAPFGDERHALDLAQFREILSTYRDRVEAEGKNPWTPESAPKVALL
- a CDS encoding hemolysin family protein, which translates into the protein MTLTALILLLFFIAALIFWSALFSGLETALFSLKSHQLRRLEETHPSLKEFINVFRQNPRRVLNVLLLGDVFANVPLIVLCCLLIWRGPLAGQFSAWLGATVIFAIVVLLCDLIPKLLALSAPYRLSALGVFTLRATMPLLDRVGRILERASTAIVDRMTPVHLRNRKKLSDEELETLVEMGEEQGTLQEAEGEMIQEIIKLGDKTAKDCMTPRVDMFALPDDLTNDEAMGQLRERRHHRVPVYADTPDQIVGVLDVKLFLLNSADHYTELMGAPSYVAETMKALDLLRSFLNHPQGLAIVVDEFGGTEGIITLSDITEEIISDAAPLGDADLYIEPLEDGRFLVSGNARLDDLSEHLGFELEAEGLDTIGGLVFNRLGYLPPSGTRFEMPRLAITVRRAGRKRIEEILLEKTACLDPEQEGNGATEP
- a CDS encoding CNNM domain-containing protein produces the protein MIYGVAIFLLWTVSFFFAGIEAGLLSVDPVRLRHHVKQRSRAALRLDRLIKRPERLLVTVLLVTNLANILSLLLLTKVIVNSFGPAGFLWSILIALPIYLFVLGVLPKSLFRRFPFRALAALGGVLEWVSILLWPVLEIGERAGHLLLPKRASESGRLFIAREELKQIAVQGEREGALTSTERAMIHNVVDFRNVKVSDVMVPLEKAVTVTPDTTIDEALRLSAAHSVDRLPVISPEGEAIGLFNALDILFDQTRPESLSRYMRRIVTARDAEPAYRIIQRLRAARLGLAAVIDPQRKLIGIVTVEDMINRLLQIGAF